Proteins from one Mycobacterium sp. HUMS_12744610 genomic window:
- a CDS encoding PE family protein: MGHFSRGSPGETCGEGPRGAGSRAPPTKVLVAAADEVSTSVATLPGAVGQESQLRAPKWRSFTTGSYKLHLGQQHERRAQEGSNGLSDQYPSRLRAVERQRGQSVNSFSASVDGVS; the protein is encoded by the coding sequence GTGGGCCACTTCAGCCGGGGATCTCCTGGAGAGACATGCGGCGAAGGACCGCGGGGCGCCGGGTCGCGGGCCCCGCCAACGAAGGTTTTGGTGGCGGCCGCCGACGAAGTGTCCACGAGCGTGGCGACCTTGCCCGGCGCGGTCGGGCAGGAGTCTCAACTTCGAGCGCCCAAGTGGCGCAGTTTCACGACTGGTTCGTACAAGCTCCATCTTGGGCAACAGCACGAACGACGGGCGCAGGAGGGCAGCAACGGTTTATCTGACCAGTATCCAAGCCGGCTTCGAGCCGTGGAACGGCAGCGTGGGCAGTCGGTCAACTCGTTCTCCGCGAGCGTCGACGGCGTCAGCTGA
- a CDS encoding universal stress protein, with protein MKTYRTVVVGTDGSESSLRAVAKAGAIAAESGAKLIVATGYVPPKDDLRAADILRDEAYKVQGNAPIYAMLHDARERAEAAGATDIEERPIQDAPVHALVDLAEEVDADLLVVGNVGLDARSALIGRVFSIPGGIATKAKIDVLIVHTTG; from the coding sequence GTGAAGACCTATCGGACCGTGGTCGTCGGCACCGACGGCTCGGAGTCGTCGCTACGGGCGGTCGCCAAGGCCGGCGCCATCGCGGCCGAATCGGGCGCGAAGTTGATCGTCGCCACCGGGTACGTTCCCCCCAAGGACGACCTGCGCGCGGCCGACATACTCCGGGACGAGGCCTACAAGGTGCAGGGCAACGCGCCCATCTACGCGATGCTGCACGACGCCCGAGAGCGAGCCGAGGCGGCGGGGGCCACGGACATCGAGGAAAGGCCGATCCAGGATGCCCCGGTTCATGCGCTGGTGGACCTGGCCGAGGAAGTCGACGCCGATCTGCTCGTGGTCGGCAATGTCGGGCTGGACGCGCGATCCGCACTCATCGGCCGGGTCTTCTCCATCCCCGGAGGAATCGCCACCAAGGCGAAGATCGACGTGCTGATCGTCCACACCACCGGCTGA
- a CDS encoding type II toxin-antitoxin system prevent-host-death family antitoxin, translating to MPTYLERVAAGATIDVVRRGKLVARIVPVGHRRVAPIPARPVRVAAPDAGGWVGLDELRKRAGRCFDRVAAGETLFVVRDGSLLARIVAAGDSRTAPDAGPRVELEELRRRAGRYFDRVAAGQPIEVTRGGKLVAHIVAAAPSDDSTTRLAALSSAP from the coding sequence ATGCCCACCTATCTCGAGCGGGTCGCCGCCGGCGCGACGATCGATGTCGTCCGCCGCGGCAAGTTGGTGGCTCGAATCGTGCCGGTCGGTCACCGGAGGGTCGCTCCGATCCCGGCGCGACCCGTCCGCGTCGCGGCACCGGACGCCGGCGGGTGGGTCGGCCTCGACGAGCTGCGAAAGCGCGCCGGCCGGTGCTTCGATCGGGTCGCGGCCGGGGAAACGCTCTTCGTCGTCCGGGACGGCAGCTTACTGGCGCGGATCGTGGCGGCCGGCGACTCGAGGACTGCCCCCGACGCGGGTCCGCGAGTCGAGCTCGAGGAGCTGCGCAGGCGAGCGGGTCGTTATTTCGACCGGGTTGCCGCGGGACAGCCGATCGAGGTCACCCGTGGCGGCAAGCTGGTTGCCCACATCGTGGCAGCCGCCCCGAGCGACGACTCCACGACCCGGCTCGCTGCGCTGAGTTCCGCGCCATGA